A region from the bacterium genome encodes:
- a CDS encoding GPW/gp25 family protein — translation MPDPIHSFRFPPGIDRGRGMFAEEPSHAEHVEQMMLQVLFTAPGERVNRPDFGCGLAQTVFAPNSEAAVGLLNVSIQSALDKWMGTVIRVDDVVTRANDATLEVRVSYLLRARQERRILNLEVTP, via the coding sequence ATGCCCGACCCCATCCACTCGTTCCGATTCCCGCCCGGCATCGACCGCGGACGCGGCATGTTCGCGGAGGAGCCGAGCCACGCCGAGCACGTCGAGCAGATGATGCTCCAGGTGCTGTTCACGGCGCCCGGCGAGCGGGTCAACCGACCGGACTTCGGGTGCGGCCTGGCGCAGACGGTGTTCGCGCCCAACTCCGAGGCAGCCGTCGGGCTGCTGAACGTCTCGATCCAGTCCGCGCTGGACAAGTGGATGGGCACGGTCATCCGCGTCGACGACGTGGTCACGCGTGCCAACGACGCCACCCTCGAGGTGCGGGTCAGCTACTTGCTGCGGGCGCGGCAGGAGCGGCGCATCCTCAACCTGGAGGTGACGCCCTGA